In [Chlorobium] sp. 445, one DNA window encodes the following:
- a CDS encoding diacylglyceryl transferase encodes MPINYSSLQTALQEFVTSVSNVQGAAIISPDGLALVSSLPAGMEEERVSAMSAAMLALGERIGRELARGAIERILVEGEKGYAIVSNCTDDAVLIVLTDDKAKLGVINLEIKQLIARLQPSLSLTKSSVA; translated from the coding sequence ATGCCCATCAACTATTCATCACTGCAAACAGCGTTGCAGGAGTTCGTAACCTCAGTCAGCAATGTGCAAGGTGCAGCAATTATTTCACCTGACGGCTTGGCACTGGTATCATCCTTACCTGCCGGTATGGAAGAAGAGCGTGTGTCAGCAATGTCGGCGGCAATGCTGGCACTCGGCGAACGCATCGGACGCGAACTGGCACGCGGCGCAATTGAGCGCATCTTGGTGGAAGGAGAAAAAGGCTATGCCATTGTCAGCAACTGCACCGACGACGCCGTACTGATTGTGCTCACGGACGATAAAGCCAAATTGGGTGTCATTAACCTTGAAATCAAGCAACTGATTGCTCGCCTGCAGCCATCGCTATCGCTGACCAAAAGCAGCGTTGCCTAA
- a CDS encoding GTPase, with protein MSQARKQIMRVVVTGPVGAGKTTFINTISEIETVDTDRRATDETAALKASTTVAMDFGRLNFGPDMSLHLYGTPGQERFNFMWDIFLRNAHGVVVLVPAHRPKDFYAVSRIMRYATQRAPNAPMLIAATHSDVEEAWPVEDILPALGIDPETSKIPTLPINATAINDVAKTLIALVQMYEANMLLANSASLR; from the coding sequence ATGAGCCAAGCTCGCAAACAAATTATGCGCGTGGTGGTAACAGGACCAGTGGGTGCTGGCAAGACCACATTCATTAACACCATCAGTGAAATTGAGACCGTAGATACAGACCGACGTGCCACTGATGAGACCGCCGCTCTGAAAGCCTCCACCACCGTAGCGATGGACTTTGGGCGGCTTAATTTCGGACCAGATATGTCGCTGCATCTGTATGGCACACCCGGTCAAGAACGCTTCAATTTTATGTGGGATATTTTCTTGCGTAATGCGCACGGAGTTGTGGTCTTGGTGCCAGCGCATCGTCCGAAGGATTTTTATGCGGTGTCGCGGATTATGCGCTATGCCACACAGCGTGCGCCCAACGCCCCCATGCTGATTGCCGCCACACACAGCGATGTAGAGGAGGCTTGGCCCGTGGAGGATATTTTGCCTGCATTAGGGATAGACCCTGAGACAAGTAAAATTCCTACGCTGCCAATCAATGCAACTGCCATCAATGACGTTGCAAAAACGCTGATTGCATTGGTGCAAATGTATGAAGCAAATATGCTCTTGGCAAACTCCGCTTCGTTGCGTTAG